A portion of the Haliaeetus albicilla chromosome 5, bHalAlb1.1, whole genome shotgun sequence genome contains these proteins:
- the PTGR2 gene encoding prostaglandin reductase 2 isoform X1, whose amino-acid sequence MIIQRVVLNSRPGKNGVPVAENFRLEQSTIADTIQAGQVRVRTLYLSVDPYMRCRMNEDTGSDYLLPWQLSEVADGGGIGVVEESKHDNLAKGDFVTSFNWPWQTVAILDGSLLQKLVPQLVNGRLSYFLGAAGITGLTALLGIKEKGHVAAGANQTMVVSGAAGACGSLAGQIGRLEGCSRVVGIAGTDEKCSILVQEMGFDAAINYKKGDVAEQLRELCPGGVDVYFDNVGGDISDTVISQMNQDSHIILCGQISQYNKDVPYPPPLPPDIEKIQKERNITRERFLVLNYMDKQEASILQLCQWIQEGKLKVRETVVEGLANIGAAFQSMMNGGNIGKQIVSVSK is encoded by the exons ATGATTATACAGAGAGTAGTGCTGAATTCACGCCCTG gTAAGAATGGAGTGCCAGTGGCTGAAAACTTCCGACTGGAACAAAGTACAATAGCAGATACAATCCAAGCTGGACAAGTGCGTGTTAGAACCCTTTATCTCTCTGTGGATCCTTACATG CGCTGCCGAATGAATGAGGATACTGGCTCAGATTAcctcctgccctggcagctGTCTGAAGTTGCTGATGGTGGGGGCATTGGGGTTGTGGAGGAGAGCAAGCATGATAACCTTGCTAAAGGAGACTTTGTAACTTCCTTCAATTGGCCCTGGCAGACAGTGGCAATTCTAGATGGAAGCTTGCTACAAAAG CTTGTTCCACAACTTGTAAATGGACGCCTTTCCTACTTTCTTGGTGCAGCTGGCATCACAGGACTGACAGCCCTGTTAGGTATAAAGGAGAAGGGACACGTGGCTGCGGGTGCGAATCAGACAATGGTGGTGAGCGGAGCAGCTGGTGCCTGCGGCTCTTTGGCTGGCCAG ATTGGCCGTCTGGAAGGCTGCTCTAGAGTGGTGGGGATTGCTGGCACAGATGAGAAGTGTTCCATTTTGGTCCAAGAAATGGGGTTTGATGCTGCTATCAATTACAAGAAGGGGGATGTGGCAGAGCAGCTACGTGAACTCTGCCCAGGCGGTGTGGATGTTTACTTTGACAATGTTGGTGGAGACATCAGTGATACGGTTATAAGTCAG ATGAATCAGGACAGCCATATCATCCTGTGTGGACAGATTTCTCAATATAACAAAGATGTGCCTTATCCTCCTCCGCTGCCTCCTGAcatagaaaaaatacagaaagaaaggaatatCACAAG ggAAAGATTCTTAGTGTTGAACTATATGGACAAACAAGAAGCTAGTATATTACAACTCTGTCAGTGGATCCAAGAGGGTAAACTGAAG